Proteins encoded in a region of the Thermodesulfobacteriota bacterium genome:
- a CDS encoding metal-dependent hydrolase: MPAVLALILLTVLAPPGLAADTSLTWHGHASFEITTPKGVKLMIDPWLRNPANPRTAEGQDPVAEVSRLDYILITHGHSDHVGDAVALAKKTGARLVALFELGQTAARLLGYPAEQMGYDTLMNIGGEITIAGGEVRVAMTPAVHSAGMANPDDDQDEAPFVYAGSPVGLVVSIEDGPTFYHSGDTAFFSDMALIGELWHPDVALVPAGGHFTMEPALAARAAAAVKARWAVPHHVATFPVLAQDTSAFVAAAEKLGVQPLLMQPGETVRFTGRQLQAPAAKP, from the coding sequence ATGCCTGCTGTCCTCGCTCTCATCCTCCTGACCGTCCTGGCCCCCCCCGGTCTTGCCGCCGACACCAGCCTCACCTGGCATGGCCATGCCAGCTTCGAGATCACCACCCCCAAGGGCGTAAAGCTCATGATCGACCCCTGGCTCAGGAACCCGGCCAATCCCCGGACCGCGGAGGGCCAGGATCCGGTGGCCGAGGTGAGCCGTCTGGACTACATCCTCATTACCCACGGCCACTCGGACCACGTGGGGGATGCGGTGGCCCTGGCCAAGAAGACCGGCGCCCGGCTGGTGGCCCTCTTCGAGCTGGGCCAGACCGCGGCCCGCCTGCTCGGCTATCCGGCGGAACAAATGGGCTACGACACCCTCATGAACATCGGCGGCGAGATTACGATCGCCGGCGGCGAGGTGCGGGTGGCCATGACCCCGGCCGTCCACTCCGCCGGCATGGCCAATCCCGATGACGACCAGGACGAGGCGCCCTTTGTCTATGCCGGCAGCCCGGTGGGCCTGGTGGTGAGCATAGAGGACGGGCCGACCTTCTACCACAGCGGCGACACCGCCTTCTTCTCGGACATGGCTCTGATCGGCGAGCTGTGGCATCCGGATGTGGCCCTGGTGCCGGCGGGCGGCCACTTCACCATGGAGCCCGCCCTGGCCGCCCGGGCCGCCGCCGCGGTCAAGGCCCGCTGGGCGGTGCCCCACCACGTCGCCACCTTCCCGGTCCTGGCCCAGGACACCTCGGCCTTCGTGGCTGCCGCCGAGAAGCTCGGGGTGCAGCCGCTCCTCATGCAGCCCGGCGAGACGGTCCGCTTCACCGGCCGGCAGCTGCAAGCCCCCGCCGCCAAGCCCTGA
- a CDS encoding FKBP-type peptidyl-prolyl cis-trans isomerase → MTRIICGIIAGVFLTMAQAQAEMKTLPSGLRYEDSTVGSGPEAKSGQQVEVHYTGWLDEGAGTRGKKFDSSVDRQQAFVFPLGAGRVIRGWDQGVAGMKVGGKRTLYIPAALGYGARGAGGVIPPNADLIFDVELLGVR, encoded by the coding sequence ATGACACGGATCATCTGCGGCATCATTGCGGGGGTATTCCTGACCATGGCACAGGCACAAGCAGAGATGAAGACCTTGCCCTCGGGGCTGCGCTACGAGGACAGCACGGTGGGCAGCGGGCCCGAGGCCAAGTCCGGCCAGCAGGTGGAGGTGCACTACACCGGCTGGCTGGACGAGGGGGCTGGCACGAGAGGGAAAAAATTCGACAGCTCCGTGGACCGCCAGCAGGCCTTCGTGTTTCCCCTGGGCGCCGGCCGGGTGATCCGGGGCTGGGACCAGGGGGTGGCGGGCATGAAGGTGGGAGGCAAGCGCACCCTCTATATCCCCGCCGCCCTGGGCTACGGCGCCCGGGGTGCCGGCGGCGTCATCCCCCCCAACGCCGATCTCATCTTCGACGTCGAGCTCCTGGGCGTCCGCTAG
- a CDS encoding ATP-binding cassette domain-containing protein — protein sequence MPAASSPPTPISSSTSSSWASASPELPIPSLRAPLPAARPGVSFSIRRGSCFGLLGPNGAGKSTALEVIEGIIPPTAGEVLYKGRPPTDAFREEVGIQFQHTSLLEFRHRGQVWERTPRLWASCRARGSKRP from the coding sequence GTGCCGGCGGCGTCATCCCCCCCAACGCCGATCTCATCTTCGACGTCGAGCTCCTGGGCGTCCGCTAGCCCGGAGCTTCCCATCCCCAGCCTTCGTGCACCGCTGCCCGCGGCACGGCCGGGGGTAAGCTTTTCCATCCGCCGGGGCAGCTGCTTTGGCCTCCTGGGCCCCAACGGCGCCGGCAAGAGCACCGCCCTCGAGGTCATCGAAGGGATCATCCCGCCTACTGCCGGCGAGGTTCTCTACAAGGGCCGACCGCCCACCGATGCCTTCCGGGAGGAGGTGGGCATCCAGTTCCAGCACACCTCGCTTCTCGAATTTCGGCACCGAGGTCAGGTGTGGGAAAGAACACCGAGGCTTTGGGCCAGTTGCCGAGCTCGGGGAAGCAAACGGCCGTAG
- a CDS encoding toll/interleukin-1 receptor domain-containing protein gives MSPKTVFISYRRDDTGKSFARNLKQGLTHRGYDAFLDVDDMPPGHWDEQIPDEVRHRSHFLLVLTPGALDRCDHEDDWVRREFEIAVTAGRNIVPVHGESVDPGKLRQACPECMKGVFRYQCCPIRHKGFEKDIDELESRFIPRHKAPGPVTPHGPPPLPAAGLLLTGGLVSGLRGSLDVPPPQLGGHRWDEQVPAAEALTNQRLTAALPRGLCHLLKARACLVDPGGSGTATTDGAGEIEQALDFLRKSGFNEFVVRALLIRARFASLDNRPQDARTDIQNAREIATGQKMALNSAEVDLEEAVFLAQLPDMQEQARQAIRKAVHRLEELDYGRLLPRARQLAQSLGVLSHT, from the coding sequence ATGAGCCCAAAAACCGTCTTCATCAGCTACCGCCGGGATGACACGGGGAAGTCCTTCGCCAGAAATCTGAAGCAGGGGTTGACCCACCGGGGCTACGACGCCTTCCTGGATGTGGACGACATGCCCCCCGGGCACTGGGATGAGCAAATTCCCGACGAAGTCCGCCACCGTTCCCATTTCCTGCTGGTCTTGACTCCCGGTGCGCTCGACCGGTGCGATCATGAGGACGATTGGGTGCGGCGGGAGTTTGAGATCGCCGTCACAGCCGGGCGGAACATCGTGCCCGTGCACGGGGAATCGGTGGATCCCGGGAAGCTGCGCCAGGCTTGCCCAGAGTGCATGAAGGGCGTCTTCCGTTACCAGTGTTGTCCCATCCGCCATAAAGGCTTCGAGAAGGACATAGACGAGCTGGAAAGTCGGTTTATCCCCAGGCACAAAGCTCCAGGTCCCGTCACTCCACATGGACCTCCCCCCCTGCCCGCCGCCGGCTTACTCCTCACTGGCGGACTCGTCTCGGGGTTACGGGGATCCCTTGACGTGCCACCGCCGCAGCTGGGCGGCCACCGTTGGGACGAACAGGTGCCTGCCGCTGAAGCTCTGACGAATCAGAGGCTCACCGCAGCCCTCCCTCGAGGCCTGTGTCATCTGCTCAAGGCGCGGGCCTGCCTGGTCGACCCAGGGGGGAGCGGGACGGCGACCACAGATGGAGCCGGAGAGATTGAGCAGGCTCTGGACTTTCTCCGAAAGTCCGGGTTCAACGAGTTTGTGGTGCGGGCACTTCTGATCCGCGCTCGCTTTGCCTCCCTTGACAATAGACCGCAAGACGCACGGACGGACATCCAAAACGCCCGGGAGATCGCCACTGGGCAGAAAATGGCGCTCAATTCGGCGGAAGTTGATCTGGAAGAAGCTGTATTCCTTGCCCAGCTTCCCGACATGCAGGAACAGGCACGTCAGGCGATTCGAAAAGCCGTCCACCGGCTGGAAGAGCTGGACTACGGCCGTTTGCTTCCCCGAGCTCGGCAACTGGCCCAAAGCCTCGGTGTTCTTTCCCACACCTGA
- a CDS encoding four helix bundle suffix domain-containing protein: protein MDRKGQHGPNGQDGQRERDGREPLIRKHGGYRQLKSFQVAQLVYDVTVRFCDRYIDRRSRTHDQMVQAARSGVQNIAEGSLASATSKKTELKLTNVARASLEELRLDFEDFLRQRGLPLWEPADPRRQALVARRCASADEVAAWLAESHHPDPPSMESMPSIGSSTSIYAGPAANAALVLIGVAVALLSRQIAAQAKDFEQEGGFTERLYRVRQSRRREG, encoded by the coding sequence ATGGACCGGAAGGGACAACATGGACCCAATGGACAGGATGGACAGCGGGAACGGGACGGGCGGGAGCCGCTTATCCGCAAGCACGGTGGATACCGGCAGCTCAAAAGCTTCCAGGTGGCGCAACTGGTGTACGATGTCACGGTGCGCTTCTGCGACCGCTACATCGACCGGCGCAGCCGCACCCATGACCAGATGGTGCAGGCGGCACGCTCCGGGGTGCAGAACATCGCCGAGGGCAGCCTGGCGAGCGCCACCTCCAAGAAGACCGAGCTGAAGCTGACCAATGTCGCCCGTGCCAGCCTGGAGGAGCTGCGTCTCGATTTCGAGGACTTCCTGCGGCAGCGGGGACTGCCGCTTTGGGAGCCAGCCGACCCGCGCCGCCAGGCCCTGGTGGCCCGGCGCTGCGCCAGCGCCGACGAGGTGGCCGCCTGGCTTGCGGAGAGCCACCATCCCGATCCTCCGTCCATGGAGTCCATGCCGTCCATCGGGTCCAGCACGTCCATCTATGCCGGACCGGCCGCCAATGCCGCCCTGGTCCTGATCGGGGTGGCGGTGGCCCTGCTGAGCCGTCAGATTGCCGCCCAGGCCAAGGATTTCGAGCAGGAGGGCGGCTTCACCGAGCGGCTCTACCGGGTCCGCCAGAGTCGGCGGCGGGAGGGATGA
- a CDS encoding RyR domain-containing protein: MSQAIDTPFGPYTPQVPSQREMDRAQALMADALEAIAELNHDVWAQARIADGWRNGPKRDDARKLHPCLVAYRHLPEAEKEYDRATARVVLAALIGRGLIRAG; this comes from the coding sequence GTGAGCCAAGCCATCGACACCCCCTTCGGCCCTTACACCCCCCAGGTCCCCTCCCAGCGGGAGATGGACCGGGCCCAGGCCCTCATGGCAGACGCCCTGGAGGCCATTGCCGAGCTCAACCACGATGTGTGGGCACAAGCCCGCATCGCCGACGGCTGGCGGAACGGCCCCAAGCGGGACGACGCCAGAAAGCTTCACCCCTGCCTGGTGGCCTACCGCCATCTGCCGGAAGCGGAGAAGGAGTACGATCGGGCCACCGCCCGGGTGGTGCTGGCAGCCCTGATCGGGCGGGGTCTGATCCGGGCCGGTTGA
- a CDS encoding tetratricopeptide repeat-containing protein, translating into MDFSTLKKEVARCKREFKFGQARALLEESRPEGLPPGRQRDWLFQQLALCTYKDEELPPLKRFRDGLAILDTQLRLRDPGCRDPETLGLAGAVYKRLWEHGGQLEHLHTALSFYRQGWARAPAEDRGYCGANAAFILDLLDHRARRLAAREGLVGQAGSYAQEAKDLRRSILARLADLPAAQPAGQTDYWLAVTVAECHWGLEEWEEAGVWLARAAATSPDEWTLQSTAKQLVAIARLQGINPPAAEVQRPAWHPAWQALAELLGKDTRAALGCHRGKVGLALSGGGFRAALFHLGVLARLAECDVLRSVEVLSTVSGGSIVGAHYYLELRRLLQTRTDGEINREDYVLLVQRLMKDFLAGVSENLRVRAFTNLADNLRMIFLSGFSRSNRMGRLYERHLYARVRDGHAPGDPRPLRDLLIHPLQTPLQPAAAADLDTAFKPKFSNWRREAKVPILLLNTTSLNSGHNWHFTASWMGEPPGLLGEEVDVNERYRRLYYHQAPSEELRSCPLGYAVAASAGVPALFEPLVLEGLYPGRTVRLVDGGVHDNQGVAGLLDEGCTLILCSDASGQMDDQADPASGMLSVFYRSDSILQDRLRETQYQDLASRVDSHALAGLFFIHLKQELETAPIDWIGCQEEKPEPVRSTATSYGVDRAIQRRLSEIRTDLDSFTEVEAYALMASGYQMTTRQLHKLDAEHRLAEPNSRWGGFDVDAPGHSPVAWPFKPLVEIMAKEPESSDLRRQDLERQLAVSRDLFLKAWKLSAGLRRGAMLAAVILVLGGAWYVFRHWSDRLSFGIDLTLGAAVGLVLFLIMAAVWPVLKLLDPAAAGRSLAVKLAMAAVGWLGFNVHLKVIDPFFLRRGRLARLLRLPVR; encoded by the coding sequence ATGGATTTCTCGACCCTCAAGAAGGAGGTAGCCCGCTGCAAGAGGGAATTCAAGTTCGGCCAGGCCCGGGCCTTGCTGGAGGAGAGCCGGCCGGAGGGCTTGCCTCCGGGCCGCCAGCGGGACTGGCTCTTCCAGCAGCTCGCCCTGTGCACCTACAAGGACGAGGAGCTGCCGCCCCTGAAGCGCTTCCGCGACGGTCTGGCCATCCTCGATACCCAGCTCCGGCTCCGGGACCCCGGATGCCGCGATCCGGAGACCCTGGGCCTGGCGGGCGCGGTCTACAAGCGGCTGTGGGAGCATGGCGGCCAGCTGGAGCACCTCCATACCGCTCTGTCCTTCTACCGCCAGGGCTGGGCGAGAGCGCCGGCAGAGGACCGGGGCTACTGCGGCGCCAACGCTGCTTTCATCCTGGACCTCCTGGACCATCGGGCCCGGCGGCTGGCGGCCCGGGAAGGGTTGGTGGGCCAGGCCGGCTCCTACGCCCAGGAGGCGAAAGACTTGCGCCGCAGCATCCTGGCCCGGCTCGCCGATCTGCCGGCCGCTCAACCCGCCGGCCAGACGGACTACTGGCTCGCGGTCACCGTGGCGGAATGCCATTGGGGGCTGGAGGAATGGGAGGAGGCCGGGGTCTGGTTGGCCCGGGCGGCTGCCACCAGCCCTGACGAATGGACCCTGCAGTCCACGGCCAAGCAGCTGGTGGCCATCGCCCGGCTGCAGGGTATCAACCCGCCCGCGGCGGAGGTGCAACGGCCGGCCTGGCATCCGGCCTGGCAGGCCCTGGCAGAGCTTCTCGGCAAGGACACTCGGGCCGCCCTGGGCTGCCACCGGGGCAAGGTGGGGCTGGCCCTTTCCGGCGGCGGCTTCCGGGCCGCCCTCTTCCACCTGGGCGTCCTGGCCCGGCTGGCGGAATGCGATGTCTTGCGGAGCGTCGAGGTCCTGTCCACGGTCTCCGGCGGCAGCATCGTCGGCGCTCATTACTACCTGGAGCTGCGGCGGCTCTTGCAGACCAGGACCGATGGCGAGATCAACCGGGAGGACTACGTGCTCCTGGTCCAGCGGCTCATGAAGGACTTCCTGGCCGGGGTCAGCGAGAACCTGCGGGTCCGCGCCTTCACCAATCTGGCGGACAACCTGCGGATGATCTTTCTGTCCGGCTTCAGCCGCAGCAACCGCATGGGCAGGCTCTACGAGCGGCACCTCTACGCCCGGGTGCGGGACGGCCATGCCCCGGGTGATCCCCGCCCCCTGCGGGACCTCCTCATCCATCCCCTGCAAACGCCTTTGCAGCCGGCGGCCGCCGCGGATCTGGACACCGCCTTCAAGCCGAAGTTCTCCAACTGGCGGCGCGAAGCGAAGGTGCCGATCCTGCTCCTCAACACCACCTCCCTCAACTCCGGCCACAACTGGCACTTCACCGCCTCCTGGATGGGCGAGCCGCCCGGCCTTCTGGGGGAAGAGGTGGACGTGAACGAGCGTTACCGCCGCCTCTACTACCACCAGGCACCTTCCGAGGAGCTGCGCTCCTGCCCCCTGGGCTACGCGGTGGCTGCCTCCGCCGGCGTGCCCGCCCTCTTCGAGCCCCTGGTCCTGGAAGGGCTCTATCCGGGCCGCACGGTGCGGCTGGTGGACGGCGGCGTGCACGACAACCAGGGGGTGGCCGGTCTCCTGGACGAGGGCTGCACCCTCATCCTGTGCAGCGATGCCTCCGGCCAGATGGACGACCAGGCGGATCCTGCCAGCGGCATGCTCAGCGTCTTCTATCGCTCGGACAGCATCCTCCAGGATCGGCTCCGGGAGACCCAGTACCAGGACCTGGCCAGCCGGGTGGACAGCCATGCCCTGGCCGGCCTCTTCTTCATCCACCTCAAGCAGGAGTTGGAGACGGCGCCCATCGACTGGATCGGCTGCCAGGAGGAGAAGCCGGAGCCGGTCCGCTCAACCGCCACCAGCTACGGCGTCGACCGGGCCATCCAGCGCCGGCTGTCCGAGATCCGGACCGATCTCGACAGCTTCACCGAGGTGGAGGCCTATGCCCTCATGGCCAGCGGCTACCAGATGACGACCCGCCAGCTGCACAAGCTGGACGCGGAGCATCGCCTGGCCGAGCCGAATAGCCGGTGGGGCGGCTTCGACGTGGACGCCCCTGGCCACAGCCCGGTCGCTTGGCCCTTCAAGCCCCTGGTGGAGATCATGGCCAAGGAGCCGGAGAGCTCCGACCTGCGGCGCCAGGATCTGGAGCGACAGCTGGCGGTATCGCGGGATCTCTTCCTGAAGGCCTGGAAGCTGTCGGCTGGCCTGCGCCGCGGTGCCATGCTGGCTGCCGTCATCCTGGTGCTCGGCGGCGCCTGGTATGTCTTCCGGCACTGGTCGGACCGGCTGAGCTTCGGCATCGATCTCACCCTGGGCGCTGCGGTTGGCTTGGTCCTGTTCCTGATCATGGCCGCCGTCTGGCCGGTCCTGAAGCTCCTGGATCCGGCCGCGGCGGGCCGCAGCCTGGCCGTCAAGCTGGCCATGGCCGCGGTGGGCTGGCTGGGGTTCAATGTCCACCTCAAGGTCATCGATCCGTTCTTCTTGCGCCGTGGCCGATTGGCCCGTCTGTTGCGGCTGCCGGTCAGGTGA
- a CDS encoding ABC transporter permease: protein MSWKRMWAMFRARNHEFFRDRAAFGWNFLFPFLIIVGFGIVFSGRDVAGFKVGVFPAPPAVAPDTPGLPPGFAASPQLHFVGFPDREAALARLRLHKIDFVIDLASPERAYWLNDTSPKGAIVERLFWAGFVDPAQPPGQRQTISGRQIRYLDWLFPGVLGMNMMFSALWGVGYVVVRYRKNGTLKRLRTTPLTAFEFLTAQALSRLFLLMFTLVVVWIGSSLIFAFRVEGSYLVLGLVFLCGALSLTAMGLLLAARGVSEEFTSGILNFLSWPMMFLSEVWFSLEGAPAWVRTGAKIFPLTHMLAAARRVMNEGAGLWDVLPECGLLLAVTLVCLVTGALLFSWTE from the coding sequence ATGAGCTGGAAGCGGATGTGGGCCATGTTCCGGGCCCGGAATCACGAGTTCTTTCGGGATCGGGCCGCCTTTGGCTGGAACTTCCTCTTCCCGTTTCTCATCATCGTCGGCTTCGGCATCGTCTTCTCCGGCCGGGATGTCGCCGGCTTCAAGGTCGGGGTCTTCCCGGCGCCGCCTGCGGTCGCCCCGGACACCCCCGGCCTGCCGCCCGGCTTTGCCGCCAGCCCCCAGCTCCACTTTGTGGGCTTTCCGGACCGGGAGGCCGCCCTCGCGCGGCTGCGGCTGCACAAGATCGATTTCGTGATCGATCTCGCCTCGCCGGAGCGCGCCTACTGGCTCAACGATACCTCCCCCAAGGGCGCCATCGTCGAGCGGCTGTTCTGGGCCGGCTTCGTGGACCCGGCCCAGCCGCCCGGCCAGCGGCAGACCATCTCCGGCCGCCAGATCCGCTATCTCGACTGGCTGTTCCCCGGCGTCCTGGGCATGAACATGATGTTCTCCGCCCTCTGGGGGGTCGGCTACGTGGTGGTCCGTTACCGGAAGAACGGCACCCTGAAGCGCCTGCGGACCACGCCGCTGACCGCCTTCGAGTTTCTCACCGCCCAGGCCCTGTCCCGGCTCTTTCTCCTCATGTTCACCCTGGTGGTGGTCTGGATCGGCTCCTCCCTCATCTTTGCCTTCCGGGTGGAGGGCTCCTATCTGGTCCTGGGGCTGGTCTTCCTGTGCGGGGCGTTGAGCCTCACCGCCATGGGCCTCCTCCTGGCCGCCCGGGGGGTCTCCGAGGAATTCACCAGCGGTATCCTCAACTTCCTCTCCTGGCCGATGATGTTCCTCTCCGAGGTCTGGTTCTCCCTGGAAGGCGCCCCTGCCTGGGTCCGGACCGGGGCCAAGATCTTCCCCCTCACCCACATGCTGGCCGCCGCCCGCCGGGTCATGAACGAGGGCGCCGGGCTCTGGGACGTCCTGCCCGAGTGCGGGCTCCTCCTTGCCGTCACCCTGGTCTGTCTGGTGACCGGAGCGCTATTGTTCTCCTGGACGGAATAA
- a CDS encoding ABC transporter ATP-binding protein: MSRLFSALHPGGGPDEAPLLAVRGLVKRYGSLAAVDGVSFDIRRGSCFGLLGPNGAGKSTALEVIEGIIPPSAGEVLYKGRPPTDAFREEVGIQLQHTALLEFLTVRETLETFASLYHDPEDVDSLMELCRLQEIRQHFNDQISGGQRQRLLLALALLNRPELVFLDEPSTGLDPQARHNLWDILAGVRQAGRTIVLTTHAMEEAELLCDEIAIMDHGRIIAQGPPAELVRRHCHGSTIILPRAAIHLALEHLPMPHHDLQDRVELMVENTHDGLSMLLAMNIDVREMVVRSPNLEDVFLQLTGRQLRD; encoded by the coding sequence ATGTCCCGGCTCTTTTCCGCCCTTCACCCCGGTGGCGGACCAGACGAGGCGCCCCTTCTCGCCGTACGGGGCCTGGTGAAGCGCTATGGCAGCCTGGCGGCGGTGGATGGCGTCAGCTTCGACATCCGCCGGGGCAGCTGCTTCGGCCTCCTGGGCCCCAACGGTGCCGGCAAGAGCACGGCCCTGGAGGTCATCGAGGGGATCATCCCGCCGAGCGCCGGCGAGGTCCTCTACAAAGGCCGGCCGCCCACTGATGCCTTCCGGGAGGAGGTGGGCATCCAGCTCCAGCACACAGCGCTCCTCGAATTCCTCACCGTGCGTGAGACCTTGGAGACCTTTGCCAGCCTCTACCACGACCCGGAGGACGTCGACTCTCTGATGGAATTGTGCCGGCTCCAGGAGATCCGGCAGCACTTCAACGACCAGATCTCCGGCGGACAAAGGCAGCGGCTGCTCCTGGCCTTGGCCCTCCTCAACCGGCCGGAGCTGGTCTTTCTCGACGAGCCGTCCACCGGCCTTGATCCCCAGGCCCGGCACAACCTGTGGGATATCCTGGCCGGGGTGCGGCAGGCGGGGCGCACCATCGTGCTCACCACCCACGCCATGGAGGAGGCGGAGCTGCTCTGCGACGAGATCGCCATCATGGACCATGGCCGCATCATCGCCCAGGGACCGCCCGCCGAGCTGGTCCGGCGCCACTGCCACGGCAGCACCATCATCCTGCCCCGGGCCGCCATCCACCTCGCCCTGGAGCATCTGCCCATGCCGCATCACGACCTCCAGGACCGGGTGGAGCTCATGGTGGAGAACACCCATGACGGCCTGTCGATGCTGCTGGCCATGAACATCGATGTCCGGGAGATGGTGGTGCGGTCGCCGAACCTGGAGGATGTCTTTCTGCAGCTGACCGGCCGCCAGCTGCGGGACTGA